One Pseudomonas muyukensis DNA segment encodes these proteins:
- a CDS encoding MIP/aquaporin family protein, with protein MTTALRQPTLSAQCLAEFLGTALLIFFGTGCVAALKVAGASFGLWEISIIWGVGVSMAIYLTAGVSGAHLNPAVSIALALFAGFDKRKLPFYMLAQVCGAFCGAALVYFLYSNLFFDFEQSHAMVRGSQASLELASTFSTYPHPALSTGQAFLVEVIITAILMAVIMALTDDNNGLPRGATAPLLIGLLIAVIGSAMGPLTGFAMNPARDFGPKLMTFLAGWGEVAFTGGRDIPYFLVPIFAPILGASLGAALYRGLIARNLPSAHAETAQTNDNPQGDTQVS; from the coding sequence ATGACGACTGCACTGCGACAACCGACATTATCCGCCCAATGCCTGGCCGAGTTCCTCGGCACCGCCCTGCTCATCTTCTTCGGCACCGGCTGTGTCGCCGCGCTCAAGGTCGCCGGCGCCAGCTTCGGCCTGTGGGAGATCAGCATCATCTGGGGGGTCGGGGTGAGCATGGCGATCTACCTCACCGCCGGCGTTTCCGGCGCGCACCTGAACCCGGCAGTGAGCATCGCCCTGGCGCTGTTCGCCGGCTTCGACAAGCGCAAGCTGCCGTTCTACATGCTGGCCCAGGTCTGTGGCGCGTTCTGCGGCGCCGCGCTGGTGTACTTCCTGTACAGCAACCTGTTCTTCGATTTCGAACAGAGCCACGCCATGGTCCGTGGCAGCCAGGCCAGCCTCGAGCTGGCCTCGACCTTCTCCACCTACCCGCACCCGGCGCTGTCCACCGGCCAGGCCTTCTTGGTCGAGGTGATCATCACCGCCATTCTGATGGCCGTGATCATGGCCCTGACCGACGACAACAACGGTCTGCCACGGGGTGCCACCGCGCCCTTGCTGATTGGCCTGCTGATCGCCGTGATCGGCAGCGCCATGGGCCCGCTGACCGGCTTCGCGATGAACCCGGCACGTGACTTCGGCCCAAAACTGATGACATTCCTTGCCGGCTGGGGTGAAGTGGCCTTCACCGGCGGCCGCGATATTCCGTACTTCCTGGTGCCGATCTTCGCACCGATTCTCGGCGCCAGCCTGGGTGCGGCCTTGTACCGCGGCCTGATTGCCCGCAACCTGCCGAGCGCGCACGCCGAAACAGCCCAGACCAACGATAATCCCCAGGGTGACACCCAGGTTTCCTGA
- the ybaK gene encoding Cys-tRNA(Pro) deacylase: MTPALDLLKKARAEHRVHSYEHDPKSASYGLEAAEKLGLDPQQVFKTLLASSEKGELLVAVVPVVGSLDLKALAHAAGVKKCEMADPQAAQRATGYLVGGISPLGQKKRLRTFIDQSAQQYETIHVSAGRRGLEVELAAAVLATHTQGQFAEIGRG, encoded by the coding sequence ATGACCCCCGCCCTGGACCTGTTGAAGAAAGCCCGTGCCGAGCATCGCGTGCACAGCTACGAACACGATCCGAAGAGCGCTTCCTATGGCCTGGAGGCCGCGGAAAAGCTCGGTCTTGACCCACAACAGGTGTTCAAGACCTTGCTCGCCAGCAGCGAAAAAGGCGAGTTGCTGGTGGCGGTGGTGCCCGTGGTCGGCAGCCTCGATTTGAAAGCCCTGGCCCATGCGGCGGGGGTGAAGAAATGCGAGATGGCCGACCCCCAGGCTGCCCAGCGCGCCACCGGCTACCTGGTGGGTGGGATCAGTCCGCTGGGCCAGAAGAAGCGCCTGCGCACCTTCATCGATCAATCGGCGCAACAATATGAAACCATTCATGTCAGCGCTGGGCGCCGTGGCCTGGAGGTGGAACTGGCGGCAGCGGTACTGGCGACCCACACCCAGGGGCAATTTGCCGAAATTGGCCGCGGCTGA